Part of the Leptospira johnsonii genome is shown below.
ATTACGTAAAGTTCCAGCCGAACCGGTTCTTGTAAGAGGTAGGCGGAGAGGATATGGACCCCAAAAACGTTGTCGATGATTACTCCGACTACGGCTCCGGCCAAGGTTCCTAATAAGATGGCTAATGCGATTTTTGCCGCTTTTCCGCCGTCCATAGGTCGTTTCGGGCTGGCTGATACCAATGTTCCAGGTTGGACCGAGGGGTCAATCCTTATTAGGTAGGATCATCTCGCAGTTGCCTTCGAAGATCACTCCGTCCGCGATCTGCAGCTTGGCGGTCTTGATGTTTCCGTTTACCTTTCCGCTCGGAAGCATTTCTAACCTTTGGGTAGCGATTACATTGCCTGTGATCTCTCCCCCGACGATTACTGTTCCGGCCTTGATATTGGCCCTGACCTTGGCTCCTTCGCTAACTAATAGAAATCCTTCGGATTCTATTTCTCCTTGGAACTCACCTGAGATCTCCAAGGGTTTTTTGAAGTTCAGGATCCCTGAAAAATGGGTTTCTCTTCCTAAAACAGTGGAAATAGTCCCGAATTCGGTTACAGTGCGGCTGGGTTTGGATGCGGTTGCGGCTTTTTTTGACATGATACCAGATTATTTCGTTTTCATCTCGAAAACCCCATCCCAGTCTTCTGGAGGAGGATTCGCGATAAATGCTTCGCAGCGTCCTATATATTTTTTAGAAGGCCCGTCGTTCGGAGTGATCTCTACTGCTTTTTTGAAAAGCTCCCAAGCTTCCTTGAACTTTCTATTCTTGTACAGTGCGAGACCTTCGTCGTACAATTTCAGAGTTTGTTTAAGAGACTCGGTGACCATTTTAGCTCACTCCTTATAGAGAACGACAACTGCAGTGGAATAATTTTCCGCATGGCTGATGGATACGGAAACACCGCTATAGCCTTTCTCGAGGAACAATTCTTTCGATTTTCCGTGAAGTACCAATTCTTTTTTTCCGAATTCTTTCCCGAAAAGTTCGATTTCTCTCATATCTAGGATCACTTTATGCCCGGGCTCTATGGCCTTGATGAATGCTTCTTTTACACAAAATCTTCCGCTGAGATGAGGAACAGGATCTTTTCTCCCCGAACAGTATGCGATCTCCGTTTCGGAAAATACTCGTTTCAGAAATCTTTCTCCGTGCCTATCGAGTAAGTCTCTGATCCTGGAATTTTCTACTATATCATTCCCTACGGTGATCTTCATTCTTCCTCAGGCTCCGGCAGAGGTTCTTCCGAACCCGGATCCGAGTTTCCATCTCCCCCATCTTCACTTCCGGTTCCACCTGAACCTATATCGGGACGGACCCTATACAGAATGGAAATTCGATCAGGGAAAACTCCCTGGATCTCAACGGATTTTAAACTAGGCGCTTTTTCCAAACGGACTTTCGCGACCACAGGTTTACCATCCGGAAGGATCTTTTTGGTTTTGGGATCGTATTTATGAGAACATACTACACTTGCACTCAGGCCTTTGATGATCTGGATACTTCGCAAAGGAGTTCTGGATTGTAGTTTTACGGAAACTTCCTGCTCTGAAAATTCAGCTTCCAGATTTTTATCCAAGGTCTGGCATTTTACTGGAACACCTAGGACTATACTTTCTCCAGGAGTAGAAGAATCTGCTACGATATTCACTGTTACCGAAACTTCTTTTATATTGTCCCTGAATCTCAAACCCGCAGGAAGATCTGGAACCTTAAATTTCTGAGTGAATGTTTTGGTCTTATCTTTCAGGGAGATAGAAGGAAGACTAACCAAGCGTCCCACCTTATCGAACTCTGAAGGATTTCCCACAACGACAAGACTAGTGGGAGAAACGAAATGAGAAGACTTGATATAGTCCTTAGGAGGGTCTCCTTGGAATTTAGGTTCAAGCACAAGAGTCCTACTTACATTGGACTCTACAATGATCCTGACCTTCTCCTTTCCTGGAATTTTAGAAATTCTTAAACCTGGAGTTGTTCCCCCAAACCGGACCACATTTACGATATTCTCCCCCGGATGAAGATCAGTAGGAGAAATATATGCTTTTAAGGAAGGAGTGTAGAAGTTTACGTAATCTCTCACACCCTCTACCTTAACGGGAAAGGTAGTGTCAGATCCCTTTGCGATGATGAGACCGCCGCTAAGTTTAGGATATTCTATCTTGATGTTTACTTCTCTTACGAGAATTTTAGAATTTTGTAAATTGATATAGAATAATGTGGCAAGGATGACTGATCCTAATTTTGCCTGCCAGTTGTTCAGAAGGGCCTTAATCATTCGACTCCCCTGTTTCTTCCAATTCAAACTTCTTATCCGGATTTCCCGGTCCGGCTTTCTTTTCGTGAAGGATTGTATTCAAAAGATTTTTTAATTCGATCGGTTTGACCGGATGGATCATTTCCCCGTCATGACAGACTGAAATTTCTCCGGTCTCTTCGGAAGTTACTACAATGACTGCATCTGATTCTTCTGCGATCCCGAGTGCTGCCCTATGCCTTGCGCCCATACGTGCATCGTCCAAATTTGTGGCCATCGGCAAGAATGCACCCGCACATGCGATACGGTTCTGTTCTATAATGACTGCACCGTCATGGAGCGCAGTATTCTTTTTGAATATGGTAAGAAGAAGGCTCGTAGAAAGAATTGCATCCAACTGGACCGCCTGCTCCGCGATATCCTTTAGACTATGCTCCCGCACAATTGCAATTAGGGAACCAGTTTTGTTTTTAGCCATGATCTTGGAGGCTTCTACAATTTCATCCAGGTCTGTGGCGGTTTTTAAAAGGAAAGGTCGGAATAATCTTAGCCTTGCCATATCACCGGTGATCTTACGAAGTTCCGGCTGTAGAAGTACTATGATCGCAAACACAAGTGCAGGACGGATATTATCAATGATCCAATCCAAAAGTTCGAAGTTCAGGGTCTGGGCAAAGATCCCGAGCACCCAGATCAAACCGATCCCCAAAAGAAGCTGGACCCCTCTTGTTCTACGGATGGTGGAATAAAATTGATAAATTAAAAAACTAACGATCAGAATATCCAGGATCATCACGATCCCGAACTTATCACTTTGGAATAAACTGATGTTTTTTAAAAAATCCATTCCAAGAACCTTATAACCCTAATACGGAAAACATATCGTAGAGGCCTTTTTCTCTTCCGATCAAAAATTCGGCGGCTTTTACGGAACCAACTGCAAATGTTTTTCTATCCTGGGCCTTATGGGAAATTTCCACCCTTTCTTCCGGAGTAAAAAAATAAACAGTATGATCTCCGATCACTTCTCCCGCTCTGAAAGTATGGATCCCTATTTCTTTAGGATCTCTTTCCGGAAGAATTCCATTGCGGCCATGTACAATATTTGACTCTGTCCTGGAAAGAGTTTCTAAAAGGATCGCTTTTAGTTTTTCCGCTGTTCCGGAAGGAGCATCCTTTTTATGACGATGATGAATGTCTTGGATCTCAATATCCGCAAGATCTCCCATCACTTTCGCGGCGATCTCGGTCAGTTTAAAAAGAAGATTCACCCCGATGGACATATTAGGAGAATACACAATCGGGATCGTTTTTGAAGTTTCTTTTAATAATTCCTTATGAGTTTCCGTAAGACCAGTCGTGCCGACCACAACTGGTTTTTTGAATTCTTTGCAGGTGGATAGAACGTCCGACAAAACTTCTCTGATAGAAAAATCGATCACTGTATCCGATTCGGAAATGGATTTGGAAAGATCGTCAGAAAACAAAATTTCATTTTGTTTGAGTCCGGAATGTAAACCGGAATCCAAACCCAAATAAACGGAACCTTTACCTACTACCGCAGCAGAAAGTTCCGAAATTTTAGATTGGGAAAGAACTTGGATAATAGCCTTCCCCATTCTTCCCGAGGCACCAATGACTGCGACACGATTCTTGCGGGCCAAATCGAATTCCTTATTTATAACCTTTTGCTAAGAGATCGGAAACCGTTTTTTTCAAACGATCCGCTCCTGGACCTGCACTCAAAGAAGTCAGAGGAAGACGTATCTCAGCCGAGCAAAATCCGTTCCAACTCATGACTGCTTTGATCGGAATAGGATTGGTTTCTATAAATGCCAAAGCGAATAGTTCCAAGAAATCATAATGGATCTTTTGAGCACTAGCCACGTCCCCTTTTTGGAAAGATTCCACGAGCTTCACTAAACTTTCAGGGAATAAATTCGAGATCACGGACACCACGCCCTTTCCACCTAAAGAAAGAAGAGGAAGTGTCAGGTTATCGTCCCCGGAAAGAACAGTCATCTTGTCTCCTACCAGAGAGATTAATTTGGACATTTGCCCTAAGTCTCCTGTAGCTTCTTTCATGGATCTGATCTTAGGATGTTCCGAAAGACGAAGAACGGTTTCCGGTAATAAATTTACAGAAGTTCTACCCGGAATATTGTACAACATCACAGGAACGGAAGAATGATCCGCGATCTCTTTGAAGTGAAGATACAAACCCTCTTGGGTAGGTTTATTATAATACGGATTGACTTGTAGTATGCCGTCCACTCCGTCCTTGCAAGCAGCTTCGGTCAGTTCCACGGCCTCTCTTGTAGAGTTGGAACCGGTTCCCGCCACCACCAAAATCCGCTTTTTGACATGTTTCACGGTTTCGCGGATCAGTTCCGCGTGTTCTTCGTGGGAAAGAGTGGGAGATTCGCCAGTGGTACCGCAGGGCACCACTCCGCTTACCCTCGCTTGGATCTGTTTATCCAAAAGAGAAAAATAGGAGTCATAATCTATTTTCCCGTTCCGGAATGGGGTAATAATGGCAGTAAATACGCCTTGAAACATAATATATAAATTCCTGATCCCTGGGCGATTTGGCAACCGTTTAATAGTGACTGCGGATCTGATCCATTCTCCAACTGAGGTAAATTAATACCCCCATTTCTAAAAAGCCGGACCAAACGAATGTGGAAGGAATTCCGATCCGGTCCGAGAAAAATCCGGATAATATCCCTGAGAATGCAGGCACTAAAAGAAAAACCAGACTATAGAGAGAAAGTATCCTTCCCCGGATATGATTTTCCGTATTTTGTTGGATACCAGCCGGGATAAGAGTGATGATCACACCGGTCATAAACCCGAACACGAAAAAGCAAATCACAGTCAGCACCAAACTTTCCGCAAGAAAAGGGATCAGTGAAAATAGAAAACAACTGAAGAGTGCAGATCCGAATAGAATATGCCCCTTCTTCTTTAAGCCATGAAGAAGAAATGTTACTCCTCCTCCTATCACAAGCCCAATCCCAAGAGCAGAAAGTAACGCTCCTCTCATCGACTCGCTTAATCCCATGATTTCCTTAGCATATTTAGGAAGAAGGACCTGGACCGGACCGACTAACAGAACCACTGCGCCCATGAGCAACAGGAACTGAGAGACTAACGGCGAATTTTTTAAGTAAGCAACCAACTCGGAGATCCCAGGTCCGGAAGAAGTTTGACTTCTTTCTCTCATCTGGACCGGGATCAAGACTAAAAAGAAAACGCTTAGAACGTAAGCGGAACCTATACCAATAAAAACGTATTTAAAGGAGAAGTATTCCTTAAAATACCCTGCCACCAAAGGAGCAAGACCATATCCAAAAAGTACAAGAGTGTTCAACCAAACACTATGTTTTCCTATTTTAGAATGTTCTAATAGATCTCCCAAGATCGCAAATCTTCCAGGCATTACAAAGGAAAGTCCGATCCCGGAAAGAACGGAAGACACAAGAAGAAGATACGGTTTTCCGGGAGAGATCCAACCCAAATGTAATGCCAATGCAGCGAATCCGGAACCGCATGCCATGGAAATCTGTGCCGCTGCAAGAAGCCATTTTCTGGAATATTTATCCAATAATCTTCCTGCGGTGAAACTTAAAAACAGCAGAGGAAAACATACGAAGAAGAAAACCCATCCGGAAAATGTATCCGAATCGGAAATACTTTGGGAAAGAATAATGGCGGTATAATTGAACATATTTCCCGCGAGTAGACCCAGGATAGAAGAAAGATAATAGAAAAGAATCACGTAAGAAGATTGTAAAAAATCAACTGCCCCGGCAAGCCTAATCTGTGCCTTTGCCTGAGATAAAATTCGCTCAAATATCGACTTTCGACGTGTTGTTCCAAAGATGAAGTTATTCAAAATTGAGATCCTGGTCACTGGCCTTCTTCTTTTTGCCTGCGGAGAAGAGCCAAAAGATATCCCGAATTCATTCCTTTTTCCTATATTACAAAATATTGACGTAACTCCAGGAACAAACCTCGCTCAAGTAAGCTTCGATACGTTTTCAGCAGACAATCAATTGATCACTTCCTGTGATGTGGACAATTCTTCCGGACAAGGCATAAATGTTGACCTTCCGGATGTATTCCCTTCCAACTATGTGATTAAGATTGAAACCGTACCTTCCGCTTCTCCTTTTACTTTTCCTGTGAATGGGGACTTGGATCTTTATCTAGGTTCCTCTCATAAACCGGATGATCCTACAAACTGCGTGCTGACCAGAACTTCCAATACCATCTTTCGATATTCAGCGACACTCTCGACTAACTGTACCGTGATGGGCCATACTCTTAGCCGTTTGGTGATTGATTGCATTCCTAACTAAACTCGTTCTGTGGAAATTTGCCCTTAAGTGGCAGATCCAAGAAACGAACAGTGTTAAAGACCACTCGGCCTGCCATTGGGTCACCTATATGAGGGATATTCCAAGTATATTACAAAAATTTAATTCTATATCAAACGTTAAATTCTAACAGCGTTCAGTTGGAGTTCCTTCATTGTAATATTACGAATGTTCAATATAGAAAAAATTATTTTCCATTTGGAAATTGACTTCATAGTTCCCTGTTCCACGCTTTGGCTCGAAGAGAATATAGAAATCTACTTCAATAGAGAGTGGAGTTAATTTAAAAATGAACATTCGAAACATTTGGAAAATCCTTAGCGGGACTTTCCTAATCGTGGGGGCTTCTACGCTTTCGGCACAAAGCCAAGCCCAGATGTTTTCCAGACCCGGAGTAATCGGCGATTCCTTAAGCCAGGGTTTTTATGGCGCAACCGTCGAAGAAAAAACTCAAAACTGGGCTTATCCGGTTTTAGTTTCCAAACAAGCTGGCTCTAACGTTTCGTATAACGTGTTAAAAGGGCCTTACTTAAATTTCGAAGACGTGCTCAAAGGTGATTGTGGGGTATTCTGCATTGCTGCTTCCATTATTGGAGGAAACGGATCTACTGTTGGACTTCCAACACATGCAGGGATCACCGGCGCGGATTACACTACGGTTTTACAAACTTCCGGTCAGTGTGAAAATGTCAATGCCACTACTTGGGCCAAGGACTGGTATTGGGAAACTTGGTACTGGTATACTTATCGCTGGGTGCAAGTCCCAGATTGCCAATCTCCGGACAAATTCCATCAATTTGGTTTAAGAAGTTCCGGAACACAAATGCAAGTAATGCAAGCTGTAAAGCCTAGCTTCTTATTTGGGACCGCGGCTGCGAACCATGTTCTTTGTACGGCATTGAGTACTTCTACAGATTGTTTAGACCAAGCAAGATTTCTGAGAGATATCCGTTCTACCATGTCGAAAATGGCCGCAATCGGATCAATCAAGGGTGGAGTTCTGTTCACTGTGCCAAACGTAACTTCTATTGCGTTTTTGGAAAACTACAACGATCCTCAAGGAAGAGTAAACTATTCGGGTTTAAAGGCATTCTTCCGTTCTTCAGTTTCCGATCCCTCTCAAGTTTTGGATAAGAACGAAGTGAACACTATCACAAACTTCTTAACTTCCATAAACAACGAAATGAAGGCTCAAGCTGTTGCGATGGGATTCGCATTAGCAGATCTTAAAGTTCTTTTTGATGATCTGAAAGAGAATGGCCGTTTGATCAAAAGTCCCTCCGGTTATAGCCCAGGTTATGCAAAAGCAAACTGGCCACTTCCTGGTCAGCCTGGTATATTCGGATTGGACGGAGTGCATCCGAATATGTACGGTCATGCGGTTTTTGCAAACGAACTGATCAAAGCGATCAATTCCAAATACGGTTATTCAATTCCTCAAGTAAGCGAATACACCGCTTGGTATTACGATTCCTTAAATCGTAATCCGGTCGACCTGAAAAAATTCCTGACGGACACTCTGTTCGGTCAGTTTATTTCTTGGGTCATCGGAATTTTCGTTTAAAATTTCGAAAACATTTCCCGCTCACTCAGGGCGGGAAATAATCTAAATTCAATTTTTCTAATTTAAGTTTCCTATTTTATCATCATGCAATTCTTTCGTTCTTATTGGCCCTGGATCTCAGGCGCAATCATTCTTATTATTTGTATTCTATTTATCTTTTGGCCGGAAAGAAAAACGAATTCTCCTAGTTTAGGAGAAGAGGCTTCGGAAGTCGTAGATCGAAAATACGGTAGCGGCAGCTTGGAATTTCCGGATGCTCCCCACCCTTTCGAAGAAGATCCCGATTTAGAAGGTCCAGCCAAAAGACTTTGGCCTGCCGCTTT
Proteins encoded:
- a CDS encoding bactofilin family protein, whose protein sequence is MSKKAATASKPSRTVTEFGTISTVLGRETHFSGILNFKKPLEISGEFQGEIESEGFLLVSEGAKVRANIKAGTVIVGGEITGNVIATQRLEMLPSGKVNGNIKTAKLQIADGVIFEGNCEMILPNKD
- a CDS encoding tetratricopeptide repeat protein, whose amino-acid sequence is MVTESLKQTLKLYDEGLALYKNRKFKEAWELFKKAVEITPNDGPSKKYIGRCEAFIANPPPEDWDGVFEMKTK
- the acpS gene encoding holo-ACP synthase encodes the protein MKITVGNDIVENSRIRDLLDRHGERFLKRVFSETEIAYCSGRKDPVPHLSGRFCVKEAFIKAIEPGHKVILDMREIELFGKEFGKKELVLHGKSKELFLEKGYSGVSVSISHAENYSTAVVVLYKE
- the cdaA gene encoding diadenylate cyclase CdaA; translation: MDFLKNISLFQSDKFGIVMILDILIVSFLIYQFYSTIRRTRGVQLLLGIGLIWVLGIFAQTLNFELLDWIIDNIRPALVFAIIVLLQPELRKITGDMARLRLFRPFLLKTATDLDEIVEASKIMAKNKTGSLIAIVREHSLKDIAEQAVQLDAILSTSLLLTIFKKNTALHDGAVIIEQNRIACAGAFLPMATNLDDARMGARHRAALGIAEESDAVIVVTSEETGEISVCHDGEMIHPVKPIELKNLLNTILHEKKAGPGNPDKKFELEETGESND
- the dapB gene encoding 4-hydroxy-tetrahydrodipicolinate reductase, coding for MARKNRVAVIGASGRMGKAIIQVLSQSKISELSAAVVGKGSVYLGLDSGLHSGLKQNEILFSDDLSKSISESDTVIDFSIREVLSDVLSTCKEFKKPVVVGTTGLTETHKELLKETSKTIPIVYSPNMSIGVNLLFKLTEIAAKVMGDLADIEIQDIHHRHKKDAPSGTAEKLKAILLETLSRTESNIVHGRNGILPERDPKEIGIHTFRAGEVIGDHTVYFFTPEERVEISHKAQDRKTFAVGSVKAAEFLIGREKGLYDMFSVLGL
- the dapA gene encoding 4-hydroxy-tetrahydrodipicolinate synthase — protein: MFQGVFTAIITPFRNGKIDYDSYFSLLDKQIQARVSGVVPCGTTGESPTLSHEEHAELIRETVKHVKKRILVVAGTGSNSTREAVELTEAACKDGVDGILQVNPYYNKPTQEGLYLHFKEIADHSSVPVMLYNIPGRTSVNLLPETVLRLSEHPKIRSMKEATGDLGQMSKLISLVGDKMTVLSGDDNLTLPLLSLGGKGVVSVISNLFPESLVKLVESFQKGDVASAQKIHYDFLELFALAFIETNPIPIKAVMSWNGFCSAEIRLPLTSLSAGPGADRLKKTVSDLLAKGYK
- a CDS encoding MFS transporter, whose product is MILFYYLSSILGLLAGNMFNYTAIILSQSISDSDTFSGWVFFFVCFPLLFLSFTAGRLLDKYSRKWLLAAAQISMACGSGFAALALHLGWISPGKPYLLLVSSVLSGIGLSFVMPGRFAILGDLLEHSKIGKHSVWLNTLVLFGYGLAPLVAGYFKEYFSFKYVFIGIGSAYVLSVFFLVLIPVQMRERSQTSSGPGISELVAYLKNSPLVSQFLLLMGAVVLLVGPVQVLLPKYAKEIMGLSESMRGALLSALGIGLVIGGGVTFLLHGLKKKGHILFGSALFSCFLFSLIPFLAESLVLTVICFFVFGFMTGVIITLIPAGIQQNTENHIRGRILSLYSLVFLLVPAFSGILSGFFSDRIGIPSTFVWSGFLEMGVLIYLSWRMDQIRSHY